CCGAGCAGCCGGGTGAGGGCGGCGTCGTGCACGTCGGCGCGCCACGGCAGGCCAGCAGCCGTCATCTCGGTCGCGACGAGCGCACCGGAGGACTCCGCGACGCACAGCAGCCGGAGCCGGCCGTCCGGTGCGGTCGCGAGCGCCGCCTGCTGCCGGTGCCACTCGGCCGCGGCGTCCAGACCGGTGCCGTCGTCGGCGTCGTCGAACAGCGTCGCACCGACCGGGGCGCTCGGGCGCAGCGAGGCCCACGCCGACGCGGTCCCGTCGTCGGTCGCAGCCGCCCGGGGCACGAGCGGTGAGCCGGCGAGCAGCGCGTGCACGAGCCGCAGGTCCCAGCAGCGCCCGACCCGCACCCCGTCACGCAGCAGGCTCGGGTACCAGCGCGTCGTGCAGTCCCACACCCAGCGCGGCGGGTCCGTCGCCTCCCGCCCTCGCACGAGGTCCGCGAGCCGGTCGGCGGGGACGGTCGTGGGTCCTGCGCTGCCGCCGGCGCCGGCGGCGTCCGTCAGGTCGGTCACGGTGACGTCCCCACCGGCCAGGCGCTGCAGCAGGACGGTCCCGGTCACGGGACGGGCACGCGGCGGGACGGGGGCGGGGTCAGGGCGGGCCTCCAGCGGGTGCGCCGGGCGGTCACGGCGGCGGGTGCAGGACACGCTAGGGGCGACCTCGGACGCGGCGACGCCGCGACGCCCCGGAGCCGACCTCCCTGGCGCCACGGCGCAGGACCGATGACTTCCGGCCGCGGTCCCGGGTCCACCCTCCATGAGGAGCCGTCACGAGGAGGTACGGGTGGCCGGAGCGGACCGGGGGCACCGGCGAAGCACGTTGTGGGCGGCCGTCCACGCGGAGCGCGCCGCGCTGCTGGCGGACCTCGAACCGCTGCACGACCGGCAGTGGACGACCCGGTCGCTGTGCTCGCGGTGGACCGTCGAGCAGGTGGTGGCGCACCTGACGGCGGCCGCCAGCGTCGGGTGGTCCCGGTGGCTCCGCAGCATGGTCGGCGCCGGCTTCGACGCCGGCCGCCACAACGACCGACGGCTCGCCGAGCACCTCGGTCCGACCCCGGCCGCGACCCTGGCGGGCTTCCGGGGCGTCGTCGAGAGCACCGTCGCCCCCACCGGTGACGTGCCCGCGTGGCTCGGCGAGGTCGTCGTCCACGGGCAGGACGTCCGGCACCCGCTCGGTCTGCCACGCCGGCCCGCGCCCGCCGTCGTCGCGGTCGTCGCGGAGTTCTACGCGCGACGCGACTTCACGGTGCGCAGCGGCTCGGCGGCCGCGGGCCTGCACCTGGTCGCGACGGACAGCGGCTTCCGCCACGGGCCGTCCGACGCGTCACTCGTGCGCGGCTCGACGCTCGCCCTCACGATGGCGCTGGCCGGCCGGTCGGTCTTCTGCGACGAGCTCGACGGCGCGGGTGTGCCTGTCCTCCGCGAGCGCGCCGGCGGGTGAGGCACCCGGTGCGCCCGGAATGTGTTGACCGCCGGTTGTGCCCTGCCTAGGTTCGTGCGCACCCATCCACCCCGGACGGAGACCGGC
Above is a genomic segment from Aquipuribacter sp. SD81 containing:
- a CDS encoding maleylpyruvate isomerase family mycothiol-dependent enzyme yields the protein MAGADRGHRRSTLWAAVHAERAALLADLEPLHDRQWTTRSLCSRWTVEQVVAHLTAAASVGWSRWLRSMVGAGFDAGRHNDRRLAEHLGPTPAATLAGFRGVVESTVAPTGDVPAWLGEVVVHGQDVRHPLGLPRRPAPAVVAVVAEFYARRDFTVRSGSAAAGLHLVATDSGFRHGPSDASLVRGSTLALTMALAGRSVFCDELDGAGVPVLRERAGG